A single genomic interval of Gouania willdenowi chromosome 10, fGouWil2.1, whole genome shotgun sequence harbors:
- the matr3l1.1 gene encoding matrin 3-like 1.1 isoform X3: protein MSNHFPRGAPDPRHPPADYHRSSSRDSASSSMAWGAAMPPDTVLSLLSSCGLEPDDLGRLAELPEDVLTVDALPLILQQMKKGGRAEDHPPSASSFSQYQSNEDRPLSSSSFSPYVSNAARPPPTDWEEGRGHTRTSYGWVETERVDARRNSNNVRAEQQPSVFGYKTDTDRRTGPSHSDTGSSHSGKNAYRDKRPRYSDSRYRRSPPPRHEPRQRPRLGSAPSSRRPKPYSAQQRPRPDTCQPSKKQALDFQGTPPVGFPYSCSLCDITVLSVKVWLQHVNSTQHADGQLNLLQQDESQSERLKDGRKPTSSGPAATQQSNKGSEKKERGKVVCVKFPPQSVDETYLRKLTEPFGKILRVLMFPSLAFVELSTVDQARDLVKFHVNFPPTVNGKQMDFSISHTFSFLQNSPVVSFTPPPAGDEGCSELINIITGFGPPLYTLFLPSKMLVEMRNVSDAQKLVDHYSSNALRIQDESIKVSFSADHRSLHKVSSAKKYQEGSTKRSGSSSSSESKRMRTSPDPQSTSRTTETTSRTTETAEPTRSEEQTEEPDVESTSEESQKEEDTTEEKKEEEPKMETMDDDDDAGLSMGDSDIEGMEVMGEDDEGLEVDDEDFLLEETENVTDVTDEKGAREPEDAATASEAAGEEEEVEKDGENEKTVEEEEEPGMTAGSRTEEEQEEDQFPLDLENCITLDELGEDECEAAGEQEVEQEVDEGRDLSRVLFFSNLPCRYYTDAQFISLVDGVGTAVRYTLNRSQQEGFLEMSSSLEAVKAAMALCCNPPTLNSSKLNVIISHQYNTLPHGLAVQPGNAKKKKRKRKERQNNPTEQEQNERNESTETAPSDASENQSETTQQMQSKETHEERPEASSEQVCEPETNSASEAQTSPTPVGAEFVKPVVGYFCNLCQIIFADEDEAKLSHCSTTQHYTRYQVAMATTYTFNNK from the exons ATGTCCAACCACTTCCCCCGTGGAGCGCCCGACCCTCGCCACCCCCCCGCAGACTATCACAGGAGCTCCTCCCGTGACTCCGCCTCCTCGTCAATGGCGTGGGGCGCGGCCATGCCCCCAGACACCGTGCTGAGCCTCCTTAGCAGCTGTGGGCTGGAGCCGGACGACCTGGGGCGCCTGGCCGAGCTGCCCGAGGACGTGCTGACCGTGGACGCCCTCCCACTCATCCTCCAGCAAATGAAGAAGGGCGGCCGGGCGGAGGACCACCCCCCTTCCGCCTCCTCCTTCTCTCAGTACCAATCCAACGAGGACCGCCCACTGTCGTCCTCCTCGTTCTCTCCATACGTGTCCAACGCCGCGCGGCCGCCCCCCACAGACTGggaggaggggcggggccacacCAGGACATCGTACGGCTGGGTGGAGACGGAGCGCGTGGACGCTCGTAGGAACAGTAACAATGTCAGAGCAGAACAGCAGCCCTCCGTGTTTGGATATAAGACCGACACAGACCGCCGCACAGGCCCCTCCCACTCTGATACAGGCTCTTCCCACTCTGGTAAGAACGCCTACAGAGACAAACGTCCTCGTTACTCAGATTCCAGATATCGAAGATCTCCTCCTCCTCGCCACGAGCCCCGTCAGCGGCCGAGgcttggctccgccccctccagCCGGCGGCCCAAGCCTTACTCCGCCCAACAGCGGCCGAGGCCTGACACCTGTCAGCCATCAAAGAAGCAGGCCCTGGACTTCCAGGGCACGCCCCCCGTGGGCTTCCCATACTCGTGCTCTCTGTGTGACATCACAGTGCTGTCAGTGAAG GTGTGGCTGCAGCACGTCAACAGCACGCAGCACGCAGACGGACAGCTCAACCTGCTGCAGCA GGAcgagagccaatcagagagacTGAAGGATGGAAGAAAACCCACTTCCTCTGGTCCAGCAGCCA CTCAACAGTCCAACAAAGGCTCAGAGAAAAAG gagagaGGGAAGGTGGTGTGTGTGAAGTTTCCTCCTCAGTCAGTAGATGAGACGTACCTGAGGAAACTCACTGAACCTTTTGGGAAGATATTGAGGGTCCTGATGTTTCCTTCTCTG GCGTTTGTGGAGCTGAGCACTGTGGACCAGGCCAGAGACTTGGTGAAGTTTCATGTGAACTTTCCTCCAACTGTGAACGGGAAACAGATGGATTTCAGCATCTCACACACATTCAGCTTCctacag AACTCTCCAGTGGTGAGCTTTACTCCACCCCCTGCTGGTGATGAAGGCTGTTCAGAGCTGATCAACATCATCACAGGCTTTGGACCACCTCTCTACACCCTGTTCCTGCCCTCAAAG ATGTTGGTGGAGATGAGGAATGTGTCGGATGCTCAGAAGCTGGTGGATCACTACTCATCCAACGCTCTGAGGATCCAGGACGAATCCATCAAGGTCTCGTTCTCAGCAGATCACAGGAGTCTGCA CAAAGTCTCCTCAGCTAAAAAATACCAGGAAGGATCCACCAAAAGGTCTGGAAGCTCCAGTTCCTCTGAGAGCAAGAGGATGAGGACCAGCCCAGACCCACAGTCCACCTCCAGGACCACAGAGACCACCTCCAGGACCACAGAGACAGCAGAACCAACTCGGTCTGAGGAGCAGACAGAGGAACCTG ACGTGGAGTCAACGTCTGAAGAGTCACAGAAGGAGGAGGACACGacagaggagaagaaagaggaGGAGCCAAAGATGGAGAcgatggatgatgatgatgatgcagg GCTGTCGATGGGAGACAGTGACATCGAGGGGATGGAGGTGATGGGTGAGGATGACGAGGGTTTGGAGGTGGACGATGAAGATTTCCTGCTGGAGGAGACGGAGAACGTTACAGATGTTACAGATGAGAAAGGAGCGCGAGAACCTGAAGATGCTGCGACAGCATCTGAAGCTGCAGGagaagaggaggaagtggagaaaGATGGAGAGAATGAGAAAACtgtagaggaagaggaagaaccaGGAATGACAGCAGGAAGTAGAACGGAGGAGGAACaggaagag GACCAGTTTCCTCTGGACCTGGAGAACTGCATCACTCTGGATGAGCTGGGAGAGGACGAGTGTGAGGCTGCAG GGGAACAAGAAGTGGAACAGGAAGTGGACGAGGGTCGAGAC CTCAGCAGGGTGCTGTTCTTCTCTAATCTCCCTTGTCGTTACTACACTGATGCTCAGTTCATCTCCCTGGTGGACGGAGTGGGAACAGCTGTACGGTACACACTCAACCGCAGCCAGCAGGAG GGTTTCCTGGAGATGTCGAGTTCTCTGGAGGCGGTCAAAGCAGCGATGGCGCTCTGCTGTAATCCTCCAACACTCAACAGCTCCAAACTCAACGTGATCATCTCACACCAGTACAACACACTCCCCCACGG GTTGGCGGTGCAGCCGGGGAAcgccaagaagaagaagaggaagaggaaagaacGACAGAACAACCCTACGGAGCAGGAACAGAACGAGAGAAACGAGTCCACGGAGACGGCACCGAGCGACGCGTCAGAGAACCAATCAGAGACGACACAGCAGATGCAGAGCAAGGAAACACATGAAGAACGACCTGAAGCTTCGTCTGAACAG GTTTGTGAACCAGAAACAAACTCCGCTTCTGAAGCTCAAACTTCGCCCACACCTGTAG GTGCAGAGTTCGTGAAGCCGGTGGTCGGTTACTTCTGTAATCTGTGTCAGATTATTTTCGCTGATGAAGACGAAGCTAAGCTGAGTCACTGCAGCACGACTCAGCACTACACACGCTACCAGGTCGCCATGGCAACCACATACacctttaataataaataa
- the matr3l1.1 gene encoding matrin 3-like 1.1 isoform X5, producing MSNHFPRGAPDPRHPPADYHRSSSRDSASSSMAWGAAMPPDTVLSLLSSCGLEPDDLGRLAELPEDVLTVDALPLILQQMKKGGRAEDHPPSASSFSQYQSNEDRPLSSSSFSPYVSNAARPPPTDWEEGRGHTRTSYGWVETERVDARRNSNNVRAEQQPSVFGYKTDTDRRTGPSHSDTGSSHSGKNAYRDKRPRYSDSRYRRSPPPRHEPRQRPRLGSAPSSRRPKPYSAQQRPRPDTCQPSKKQALDFQGTPPVGFPYSCSLCDITVLSVKVWLQHVNSTQHADGQLNLLQQFPNWDCRIESSRDESQSERLKDGRKPTSSGPAATQQSNKGSEKKERGKVVCVKFPPQSVDETYLRKLTEPFGKILRVLMFPSLAFVELSTVDQARDLVKFHVNFPPTVNGKQMDFSISHTFSFLQNSPVVSFTPPPAGDEGCSELINIITGFGPPLYTLFLPSKMLVEMRNVSDAQKLVDHYSSNALRIQDESIKVSFSADHRSLHKVSSAKKYQEGSTKRSGSSSSSESKRMRTSPDPQSTSRTTETTSRTTETAEPTRSEEQTEEPDVESTSEESQKEEDTTEEKKEEEPKMETMDDDDDAGLSMGDSDIEGMEVMGEDDEGLEVDDEDFLLEETENVTDVTDEKGAREPEDAATASEAAGEEEEVEKDGENEKTVEEEEEPGMTAGSRTEEEQEEDQFPLDLENCITLDELGEDECEAAGEQEVEQEVDEGRDLSRVLFFSNLPCRYYTDAQFISLVDGVGTAVRYTLNRSQQEGFLEMSSSLEAVKAAMALCCNPPTLNSSKLNVIISHQYNTLPHGAPMCSGWRCSRGTPRRRRGRGKNDRTTLRSRNRTRETSPRRRHRATRQRTNQRRHSRCRARKHMKNDLKLRLNRFVNQKQTPLLKLKLRPHL from the exons ATGTCCAACCACTTCCCCCGTGGAGCGCCCGACCCTCGCCACCCCCCCGCAGACTATCACAGGAGCTCCTCCCGTGACTCCGCCTCCTCGTCAATGGCGTGGGGCGCGGCCATGCCCCCAGACACCGTGCTGAGCCTCCTTAGCAGCTGTGGGCTGGAGCCGGACGACCTGGGGCGCCTGGCCGAGCTGCCCGAGGACGTGCTGACCGTGGACGCCCTCCCACTCATCCTCCAGCAAATGAAGAAGGGCGGCCGGGCGGAGGACCACCCCCCTTCCGCCTCCTCCTTCTCTCAGTACCAATCCAACGAGGACCGCCCACTGTCGTCCTCCTCGTTCTCTCCATACGTGTCCAACGCCGCGCGGCCGCCCCCCACAGACTGggaggaggggcggggccacacCAGGACATCGTACGGCTGGGTGGAGACGGAGCGCGTGGACGCTCGTAGGAACAGTAACAATGTCAGAGCAGAACAGCAGCCCTCCGTGTTTGGATATAAGACCGACACAGACCGCCGCACAGGCCCCTCCCACTCTGATACAGGCTCTTCCCACTCTGGTAAGAACGCCTACAGAGACAAACGTCCTCGTTACTCAGATTCCAGATATCGAAGATCTCCTCCTCCTCGCCACGAGCCCCGTCAGCGGCCGAGgcttggctccgccccctccagCCGGCGGCCCAAGCCTTACTCCGCCCAACAGCGGCCGAGGCCTGACACCTGTCAGCCATCAAAGAAGCAGGCCCTGGACTTCCAGGGCACGCCCCCCGTGGGCTTCCCATACTCGTGCTCTCTGTGTGACATCACAGTGCTGTCAGTGAAG GTGTGGCTGCAGCACGTCAACAGCACGCAGCACGCAGACGGACAGCTCAACCTGCTGCAGCA GTTTCCAAACTGGGACTGTCGTATAGAGAGCAGCAG GGAcgagagccaatcagagagacTGAAGGATGGAAGAAAACCCACTTCCTCTGGTCCAGCAGCCA CTCAACAGTCCAACAAAGGCTCAGAGAAAAAG gagagaGGGAAGGTGGTGTGTGTGAAGTTTCCTCCTCAGTCAGTAGATGAGACGTACCTGAGGAAACTCACTGAACCTTTTGGGAAGATATTGAGGGTCCTGATGTTTCCTTCTCTG GCGTTTGTGGAGCTGAGCACTGTGGACCAGGCCAGAGACTTGGTGAAGTTTCATGTGAACTTTCCTCCAACTGTGAACGGGAAACAGATGGATTTCAGCATCTCACACACATTCAGCTTCctacag AACTCTCCAGTGGTGAGCTTTACTCCACCCCCTGCTGGTGATGAAGGCTGTTCAGAGCTGATCAACATCATCACAGGCTTTGGACCACCTCTCTACACCCTGTTCCTGCCCTCAAAG ATGTTGGTGGAGATGAGGAATGTGTCGGATGCTCAGAAGCTGGTGGATCACTACTCATCCAACGCTCTGAGGATCCAGGACGAATCCATCAAGGTCTCGTTCTCAGCAGATCACAGGAGTCTGCA CAAAGTCTCCTCAGCTAAAAAATACCAGGAAGGATCCACCAAAAGGTCTGGAAGCTCCAGTTCCTCTGAGAGCAAGAGGATGAGGACCAGCCCAGACCCACAGTCCACCTCCAGGACCACAGAGACCACCTCCAGGACCACAGAGACAGCAGAACCAACTCGGTCTGAGGAGCAGACAGAGGAACCTG ACGTGGAGTCAACGTCTGAAGAGTCACAGAAGGAGGAGGACACGacagaggagaagaaagaggaGGAGCCAAAGATGGAGAcgatggatgatgatgatgatgcagg GCTGTCGATGGGAGACAGTGACATCGAGGGGATGGAGGTGATGGGTGAGGATGACGAGGGTTTGGAGGTGGACGATGAAGATTTCCTGCTGGAGGAGACGGAGAACGTTACAGATGTTACAGATGAGAAAGGAGCGCGAGAACCTGAAGATGCTGCGACAGCATCTGAAGCTGCAGGagaagaggaggaagtggagaaaGATGGAGAGAATGAGAAAACtgtagaggaagaggaagaaccaGGAATGACAGCAGGAAGTAGAACGGAGGAGGAACaggaagag GACCAGTTTCCTCTGGACCTGGAGAACTGCATCACTCTGGATGAGCTGGGAGAGGACGAGTGTGAGGCTGCAG GGGAACAAGAAGTGGAACAGGAAGTGGACGAGGGTCGAGAC CTCAGCAGGGTGCTGTTCTTCTCTAATCTCCCTTGTCGTTACTACACTGATGCTCAGTTCATCTCCCTGGTGGACGGAGTGGGAACAGCTGTACGGTACACACTCAACCGCAGCCAGCAGGAG GGTTTCCTGGAGATGTCGAGTTCTCTGGAGGCGGTCAAAGCAGCGATGGCGCTCTGCTGTAATCCTCCAACACTCAACAGCTCCAAACTCAACGTGATCATCTCACACCAGTACAACACACTCCCCCACGG CGCCCCCATGTGTTCAGGTTGGCGGTGCAGCCGGGGAAcgccaagaagaagaagaggaagaggaaagaacGACAGAACAACCCTACGGAGCAGGAACAGAACGAGAGAAACGAGTCCACGGAGACGGCACCGAGCGACGCGTCAGAGAACCAATCAGAGACGACACAGCAGATGCAGAGCAAGGAAACACATGAAGAACGACCTGAAGCTTCGTCTGAACAG GTTTGTGAACCAGAAACAAACTCCGCTTCTGAAGCTCAAACTTCGCCCACACCTGTAG